One window of the Niallia circulans genome contains the following:
- the helD gene encoding RNA polymerase recycling motor HelD, whose protein sequence is MNNKEQLEKDQEQKRIDFVRKQIEEKLTVLETDINHIGGDVSQLRSSFWEDVTVNLDEPDDVIETFTSIKQQAELLGERERTYGQIHKQQKILHKLKDSPYFGRIDFKEEGEETEPVYIGIRSFMDKKNEEFYIYDWRAPISSVYYDYSPGPASYQTPGGKINGELLLKRQFIIRDGKLISLFDTGVTIGDELLLEVLGNNANSMMKSIVATIQKEQNQIIRNDKSKYLLVQGVAGSGKTSAALQRVAYLLYKHRDTLKSDNIMLFSPNPLFNSYVSTVLPELGEENMRQSTFYEYLQSRIGKSYQVEDSFSQLEYLLTETNKAKKAQRLISIQYKSSAAFKELIDEYLQHLQNDGIVFKDIMFRKKVFISSEELTRKFYEMDSTITIPNRMQLLIEWAQKEMKKHAKAERNQPWVDEEIQLLDKEEYLEAFHASETKNGKEQEFAYFEEEEKFLRKIIVNRHFKSIYAAVKKMRFIDFAAIYKNIFHLACPKELSKEEWQTIGIQTIANLNQSFLAYEDGTPFAYLKDKLEGKKSTSGIRQVFIDEAQDYSDFQINYLKELFPYSKMTLLGDINQAIYAHHHNEIVGNEESEEVERIELMKSYRSTKEIIEFTRGLTVNGDLIEPFNRHGEKPAVVNAANSEKKIKNIQKKIEEWMEKGHKTIAIICKTIEESKEVYKRLKAKLDVRLIQKGTTSYEKGISVIPAYLAKGIEFDGVILYNASSYEGELEKELFYTACTRAMHELTMYIENGKQNEYFEKIDHTTYVYEELEIN, encoded by the coding sequence ATGAACAATAAGGAACAACTAGAAAAAGACCAGGAACAAAAACGAATAGATTTCGTTCGTAAACAAATTGAAGAGAAGCTAACAGTATTAGAAACTGATATTAACCATATTGGCGGTGATGTAAGTCAGCTGCGTTCTAGTTTCTGGGAAGATGTTACTGTAAATTTAGATGAACCAGATGATGTCATTGAAACATTTACAAGTATTAAGCAGCAAGCAGAACTACTTGGTGAGCGGGAGCGAACATATGGACAGATTCATAAACAACAAAAGATTCTTCATAAATTAAAGGATTCTCCTTACTTTGGAAGGATTGATTTTAAGGAGGAGGGGGAGGAAACTGAACCAGTTTATATTGGCATACGTTCATTTATGGATAAAAAGAATGAAGAGTTTTACATATATGATTGGAGGGCACCGATTTCTAGTGTTTATTATGATTATTCACCAGGACCAGCGTCTTATCAAACACCAGGTGGTAAAATTAATGGGGAATTATTGTTAAAAAGACAATTCATTATCCGTGATGGAAAGCTAATCAGCTTATTTGATACTGGTGTTACTATTGGAGATGAATTATTACTAGAAGTGCTTGGTAATAATGCCAACTCCATGATGAAATCAATTGTTGCTACTATTCAAAAGGAGCAAAATCAAATTATTCGAAATGATAAAAGTAAATATTTGCTTGTACAAGGAGTTGCTGGAAGTGGGAAAACTTCCGCGGCTTTGCAACGAGTTGCCTATTTACTATATAAACATCGAGATACATTAAAATCGGATAATATTATGCTATTTTCGCCAAACCCATTATTTAATAGTTATGTTTCCACTGTCCTGCCAGAGCTGGGAGAAGAGAATATGCGTCAGTCTACCTTTTATGAGTATTTGCAATCAAGGATTGGCAAATCTTATCAAGTGGAAGACTCCTTTTCTCAATTAGAGTATTTGTTAACAGAAACAAACAAGGCAAAAAAAGCGCAAAGATTAATAAGTATTCAATATAAAAGTAGTGCTGCATTTAAAGAGCTAATCGATGAATATCTTCAACATCTGCAGAATGATGGGATTGTATTTAAGGATATTATGTTTCGGAAAAAAGTATTTATCTCTAGCGAAGAACTGACGCGAAAATTTTACGAAATGGATAGCACTATTACGATTCCCAATCGAATGCAATTATTAATTGAATGGGCGCAAAAGGAAATGAAAAAACATGCTAAAGCAGAAAGAAATCAACCTTGGGTGGATGAAGAAATTCAGCTGTTAGATAAAGAGGAATATTTAGAAGCATTCCATGCATCTGAAACGAAAAATGGAAAAGAGCAAGAATTTGCGTATTTTGAGGAAGAGGAAAAATTTTTACGCAAGATTATTGTAAACCGACATTTTAAATCTATTTATGCAGCCGTAAAAAAAATGAGGTTTATTGATTTTGCTGCTATATACAAAAATATTTTTCATTTAGCATGTCCTAAAGAGTTATCAAAGGAAGAGTGGCAAACGATAGGAATACAAACGATTGCTAATCTTAATCAAAGCTTCCTTGCGTATGAGGATGGAACTCCTTTTGCTTACTTAAAAGATAAACTAGAAGGCAAAAAATCAACGTCTGGTATTCGCCAAGTATTTATTGATGAAGCACAAGACTATTCTGATTTCCAAATTAACTATTTGAAGGAACTTTTTCCCTATAGTAAAATGACGCTTTTGGGCGATATTAACCAAGCTATCTATGCACACCATCACAATGAGATTGTTGGAAATGAAGAGAGTGAAGAAGTTGAACGAATAGAGTTAATGAAAAGTTATCGTTCAACAAAGGAAATAATTGAGTTTACAAGAGGCTTGACTGTAAATGGAGACTTAATTGAACCATTTAATCGCCATGGTGAAAAACCTGCAGTCGTAAATGCGGCAAATAGTGAAAAGAAAATAAAGAACATCCAAAAGAAAATAGAAGAGTGGATGGAAAAAGGCCATAAAACAATTGCGATCATTTGCAAAACAATTGAAGAAAGTAAGGAAGTATATAAGCGACTTAAAGCAAAATTGGATGTTCGTTTGATTCAAAAAGGAACGACTTCTTATGAAAAAGGTATATCTGTGATACCAGCCTATTTAGCAAAAGGAATAGAGTTTGATGGAGTTATCCTTTATAATGCTTCCAGCTATGAAGGCGAATTAGAGAAAGAATTATTTTACACAGCTTGTACAAGAGCAATGCATGAACTGACTATGTATATAGAAAACGGAAAACAAAATGAGTATTTTGAAAAAATAGATCATACAACCTATGTCTATGAAGAATTGGAAATTAATTAG
- a CDS encoding M42 family metallopeptidase, with translation MVQIDQKEYFDLLEQILNVTSPSGNTETIIQLMEKYLHSANISTYRNNKGGLIATIPGKISEKQRMLTAHVDTLGAMVKEIKANGRLRLDLIGGFTYNSIEGENCIIETSSGKTYTGTILLHQASVHVYKEARTAERNQANMEVRIDEIVKNQEDVKKLGISVGDFVSFYPRVEITPSGFIKSRHLDDKASVAILLLLMKKITENNIELPYTTNFLLSNNEEIGYGGNSNIPIETIEYMAVDMGAMGDGQSTDEYTVSICVKDGSGPYHYALRKNLVQLAEKHEIPYQLDIYPYYGSDASAAIRSGHDIKHALIGPGIDSSHAYERTHFSSIEATGQLIYHYLLSDLV, from the coding sequence TTGGTACAAATTGATCAAAAAGAATATTTCGATTTATTAGAACAAATATTGAATGTTACAAGTCCTTCAGGAAACACAGAAACCATTATTCAATTAATGGAAAAATACTTACATAGCGCAAATATTTCAACATATCGAAATAATAAAGGGGGATTAATTGCAACTATTCCAGGCAAAATCTCAGAAAAGCAGCGGATGTTGACTGCGCACGTTGATACACTTGGTGCTATGGTGAAAGAAATCAAAGCAAATGGTCGCCTCCGCTTAGATTTAATTGGCGGATTTACGTATAACAGCATTGAAGGAGAAAATTGTATAATTGAAACTTCTTCTGGCAAGACATATACAGGGACAATTCTCCTTCATCAAGCATCAGTTCATGTATATAAGGAAGCAAGAACTGCTGAGCGCAATCAAGCTAATATGGAAGTTAGAATTGATGAAATCGTAAAAAACCAAGAAGATGTTAAAAAACTAGGCATTTCTGTTGGTGATTTTGTTTCTTTTTATCCGCGGGTGGAGATTACCCCATCTGGATTCATTAAATCTAGGCATTTAGATGATAAAGCTAGTGTGGCCATTCTGTTATTATTAATGAAAAAAATAACGGAAAATAATATTGAGCTTCCGTATACAACTAATTTTCTTCTTTCCAATAACGAGGAAATTGGCTATGGCGGCAATTCAAATATTCCAATCGAAACAATCGAATATATGGCTGTTGATATGGGGGCAATGGGAGACGGACAATCCACAGACGAGTATACTGTCTCCATCTGTGTGAAAGATGGTAGTGGACCATACCATTATGCCTTACGAAAAAATCTTGTTCAATTAGCTGAAAAACACGAAATTCCCTATCAATTAGACATTTATCCATATTATGGATCGGATGCATCTGCCGCAATACGATCTGGTCATGATATTAAACATGCATTAATCGGACCAGGTATCGATTCCTCTCATGCATACGAACGCACCCACTTTTCGTCTATTGAGGCAACTGGTCAATTGATTTATCATTACCTGTTAAGTGATTTAGTCTAA
- a CDS encoding AAA family ATPase: MRPLKLTMQAFGPYARKEVIDFTVLGNRTMFVISGKTGSGKTTIFDGISYAIYGKASGEDRNGPELRSQFAEDSLLTEVSFEFKLKENRYLITRAPQQEKKKERGDGYTTIGAKAELYTFDADGNEQLVASSIRDVDEKVKEIMQIDSNQFRQILMIPQGEFRRLLTSDSKEKENILQRLFHTEMYKRIEEKLKEQAQALKKEVEQKVLLRTNALSKITAVYHQDLITQLESDRDNDVAILPLLKEEIVLMGEEIEKLQKKLDRKNTDRDSLKQHLYEAESILKQIKLKEELSTRLKELNNQQKEYAETENKINMAQKAALLAQQEEICHHLKKQIDERNLEEKMIQFKLEKLNSQLKEAEKQLNQEVEKEVERKQLSDYLVDLKNMEKDVFRFAEVEGKLSIIKKDLDSLGAKEALLQNQRKEKEVMIQNVKERLKQLDGIKEMLLENKDKLRNLQSILEKMNDYLEVLNRTMRQKVDAESKEKMLDNTLRRVEDAKKLVEELENKWLINQSYILASSLKPDEACPVCGSVHHPDPATNRNHEDNATEEDRKNAKKDFEAIEKEKAKAEAAWLEANTQWKLLEEDAQNKLMKVKDIYPDFTNEESTIAVNTIKSELHRINTEQKRLEEQLTERDKMEQSLVSAERRYHELQSELEKIAVVMRETTIQYTEHNTTWKNMKDAIPAELRDLSRYKTVWKESSLQLEKLEAQLKLAQEKVQMTKENWQKESVRFESVQKQIKQLTDSLQTEREIFLESMTKQGFPTYRSYSDSKLLEKEVEKLKESVQAYREECRSVSDRLKDLENTLKDITIPSMEDLQNKLKTIIEEANKLQEEHTNMLIKQKENKEIYNQVISINRQVKDLENQYKLVGHLYDISRGQNAQRITFERYVLASFLDEILLQANSRLNKMTSGRYQLVRKSDRSKGNVQSGLELLVFDQYTGQERHVKTLSGGESFKASLALALGLCDVVQNFAGGISLETMFIDEGFGTLDPESLDQAIETLMDIQNSGRLVGVISHVPELKDRMEIRLEVIAGQTGSTTRFEYLR, encoded by the coding sequence ATGAGACCATTAAAGCTAACGATGCAAGCATTTGGCCCATATGCACGAAAAGAAGTCATTGATTTTACTGTTTTAGGAAATCGTACTATGTTTGTTATTTCAGGAAAAACGGGATCTGGGAAAACAACGATTTTTGACGGAATTAGTTATGCGATATACGGGAAAGCAAGTGGAGAAGACCGCAATGGTCCAGAATTAAGAAGCCAGTTCGCTGAAGACTCCTTATTAACAGAAGTCAGTTTTGAGTTTAAGTTAAAAGAAAACCGATATTTAATTACAAGAGCACCTCAGCAAGAGAAGAAAAAGGAAAGAGGAGATGGATATACAACTATCGGTGCTAAGGCAGAATTATATACGTTTGATGCAGATGGAAATGAACAACTTGTTGCCTCCTCTATCCGTGATGTCGATGAAAAAGTAAAAGAAATCATGCAAATAGATAGCAATCAGTTTCGGCAAATTCTAATGATCCCTCAAGGAGAATTTCGTAGATTGCTTACATCCGATAGTAAAGAAAAAGAAAATATCCTACAGCGATTATTTCATACGGAAATGTATAAGCGGATTGAAGAGAAGTTAAAGGAACAAGCACAAGCACTAAAAAAAGAAGTAGAACAAAAAGTGCTGTTACGTACCAATGCCTTATCGAAAATAACGGCAGTTTATCATCAGGATCTCATCACTCAATTGGAATCAGATCGTGATAATGATGTGGCGATTCTTCCTCTATTAAAAGAAGAAATTGTATTAATGGGAGAAGAGATAGAAAAGCTACAGAAAAAATTGGATCGGAAAAACACAGATCGAGATAGTTTGAAGCAACATTTATATGAAGCAGAATCTATATTAAAACAAATAAAGCTTAAAGAAGAGCTTTCTACCCGTTTAAAAGAACTAAATAATCAACAGAAGGAATATGCAGAAACAGAAAATAAAATTAATATGGCGCAAAAAGCAGCGCTTCTTGCCCAACAGGAAGAAATTTGCCATCATTTAAAAAAACAAATCGATGAAAGAAATTTAGAAGAGAAAATGATTCAATTCAAGTTAGAAAAGCTTAATAGTCAATTAAAAGAGGCAGAAAAACAACTAAATCAAGAGGTAGAAAAAGAAGTAGAACGAAAACAGTTGTCTGATTATCTTGTCGATTTAAAAAATATGGAGAAGGATGTCTTTCGTTTTGCGGAAGTAGAAGGAAAACTAAGCATTATAAAAAAAGATTTAGATAGTCTAGGGGCTAAGGAAGCGTTACTTCAAAATCAACGAAAAGAGAAAGAAGTAATGATACAAAATGTGAAAGAACGTTTAAAGCAGTTAGACGGAATAAAGGAAATGCTGCTAGAAAACAAAGACAAGCTCCGGAATTTACAATCTATCTTAGAGAAAATGAATGATTATTTAGAAGTACTAAATCGCACGATGAGACAAAAAGTAGATGCGGAATCAAAGGAAAAAATGCTAGACAATACACTAAGAAGAGTGGAAGATGCAAAAAAACTAGTAGAAGAACTGGAAAATAAATGGCTTATCAATCAATCATATATTTTAGCGAGCAGCTTAAAGCCAGACGAGGCTTGTCCAGTTTGTGGAAGTGTACATCACCCTGATCCGGCAACAAATAGAAATCATGAAGACAATGCAACGGAAGAAGACCGTAAGAATGCGAAAAAAGATTTTGAAGCAATAGAGAAGGAAAAGGCAAAAGCAGAAGCGGCTTGGCTTGAAGCAAATACACAGTGGAAATTATTAGAGGAAGATGCTCAAAATAAGCTAATGAAAGTGAAAGATATTTATCCGGATTTTACTAATGAAGAAAGTACGATAGCAGTAAATACGATTAAAAGCGAACTTCACAGAATTAATACCGAACAGAAGAGACTTGAGGAACAATTGACAGAAAGAGATAAGATGGAACAATCTCTTGTTAGTGCTGAGCGCCGCTATCATGAATTGCAATCTGAGCTTGAAAAAATAGCAGTGGTGATGCGAGAGACTACTATCCAATACACAGAACATAATACCACATGGAAAAATATGAAAGATGCTATTCCAGCTGAACTGCGTGATCTATCTCGGTATAAAACAGTGTGGAAGGAAAGTTCGCTTCAGTTAGAGAAGTTAGAAGCTCAATTAAAGTTAGCGCAAGAAAAAGTGCAGATGACGAAAGAAAATTGGCAAAAAGAATCCGTCCGTTTCGAAAGTGTACAAAAACAAATTAAACAGCTCACTGATAGCTTGCAGACAGAAAGAGAGATTTTTTTAGAAAGCATGACAAAGCAAGGTTTTCCAACCTATCGCTCTTATTCAGATAGTAAATTGTTGGAAAAGGAAGTAGAGAAGCTCAAAGAGTCAGTACAAGCTTACCGAGAAGAATGTCGGTCTGTTTCCGATCGATTAAAGGATTTAGAAAATACGCTTAAAGATATTACCATTCCGAGCATGGAAGATCTTCAAAATAAGCTTAAGACTATTATCGAAGAAGCAAATAAATTGCAGGAAGAACATACAAATATGTTAATAAAGCAAAAAGAAAATAAAGAAATATATAATCAGGTGATTTCAATAAATCGACAAGTAAAGGATCTGGAAAATCAGTATAAACTTGTCGGTCACTTATATGATATTTCCAGAGGACAAAATGCTCAACGAATTACTTTTGAACGCTATGTATTGGCTTCTTTCCTGGATGAAATATTGCTTCAAGCCAATAGCAGATTAAATAAAATGACAAGCGGACGATATCAGCTTGTCCGCAAGAGTGACCGATCAAAAGGAAATGTCCAAAGTGGTTTAGAGTTACTCGTATTTGACCAGTATACAGGCCAAGAAAGGCATGTGAAAACACTGTCAGGAGGAGAAAGCTTTAAAGCTTCACTTGCCCTAGCGTTAGGATTGTGTGATGTTGTGCAAAACTTTGCTGGTGGTATTTCCCTTGAAACGATGTTTATTGACGAAGGTTTCGGTACATTAGACCCAGAATCATTGGATCAAGCAATTGAAACATTGATGGACATCCAAAATTCAGGTCGATTAGTTGGGGTGATTTCCCATGTTCCAGAATTGAAAGATCGAATGGAAATTAGACTCGAGGTAATCGCTGGGCAAACGGGAAGTACTACGCGATTTGAATATTTACGATAA
- a CDS encoding M15 family metallopeptidase → MRKKRKKHGRSLLIILIFFFILLLYWKLNQPDYRDVPMPVELNPVVNEKKDILVKKAGDIGIRVVITEDFRSVEEQNRLYEQGRTREGSIVTNAKGGQSYHNYGLAIDFALMDINGVVIWDMKYDGNGNGKSDWSEVVEIAKSLGFQWGGDWANFKDYPHFQMDFGLTIEELQKGKRPE, encoded by the coding sequence TTGCGAAAAAAAAGAAAGAAGCATGGAAGAAGCCTATTAATTATATTGATTTTTTTCTTTATTCTTCTATTATATTGGAAATTAAACCAGCCTGATTATAGGGATGTTCCAATGCCTGTTGAATTAAACCCGGTTGTAAATGAAAAGAAGGATATTCTTGTTAAAAAAGCTGGTGATATTGGAATTCGGGTAGTTATCACAGAGGACTTCAGGAGTGTAGAGGAACAGAATCGCTTATATGAACAAGGAAGAACGAGAGAAGGTTCCATTGTCACAAATGCAAAAGGAGGCCAGTCGTATCATAATTATGGACTAGCGATTGATTTTGCTCTTATGGATATTAATGGAGTCGTTATTTGGGATATGAAATATGATGGTAATGGGAATGGCAAAAGCGATTGGTCAGAAGTGGTTGAAATAGCGAAATCTTTAGGTTTTCAATGGGGTGGCGATTGGGCAAACTTTAAAGATTATCCCCATTTTCAAATGGATTTTGGTTTAACAATTGAGGAATTGCAAAAAGGGAAAAGGCCTGAATAA
- a CDS encoding dipeptidase: protein MDVIQQYLKEKRKEHLEELFSFLSLESISALPEHQTDIERTAEWLVHALTKAGLENAAIHQTSGNPVVYADWLHEEGKPTVLVYGHYDVQPVDPLELWESPPFTPEIRNEKLYARGASDDKGQVFMHIKAIEAILKTTGSIPVNIKFCIEGEEEIGSPALPSFVEANKDLLSADVIVISDTGMMEKGKPTICYGLRGLCGMEIYVKGPKSDLHSGLFGGAIQNPITALSHLLASFHDENGVISVEGFYDRVTPLTKQEKAAFTALDITDESIIEQTGSPSLFGEKEFTTLERLWVRPTLEINGVKGGFQGTGVKTVIPSEARAKITCRLVPVQDPDEIVALLKKHIEKHKPKGVDVTVQLFDKGNPYVTPFDHKAIQAAGRAYEKVYQVPTSYTRGGGSIPIVAAFDQILQLPVVLMGFGLPDENFHAPNEHFHLENYDKGLETICHYWFDLAEVW, encoded by the coding sequence ATGGATGTTATTCAACAATATTTAAAAGAAAAAAGAAAAGAGCACTTAGAGGAATTATTCTCCTTTTTATCATTAGAAAGTATTAGTGCCCTTCCTGAACATCAAACAGATATTGAAAGAACCGCAGAATGGTTAGTGCACGCTTTAACAAAAGCTGGATTAGAGAATGCTGCCATTCATCAAACAAGCGGCAATCCTGTCGTTTATGCAGATTGGCTACATGAGGAAGGGAAGCCGACCGTATTGGTGTATGGACATTATGATGTTCAGCCAGTTGATCCCCTCGAATTATGGGAATCTCCTCCCTTCACACCCGAAATTCGTAACGAAAAGCTTTATGCTAGAGGAGCCAGTGATGATAAAGGCCAAGTTTTTATGCATATTAAAGCAATCGAAGCAATTCTTAAAACGACAGGTTCAATACCAGTAAATATTAAATTCTGCATCGAAGGAGAAGAGGAAATCGGCAGTCCAGCCTTACCGTCTTTTGTAGAAGCAAATAAAGATTTATTAAGTGCCGATGTCATCGTTATTTCAGATACAGGGATGATGGAAAAAGGGAAACCAACGATTTGCTATGGCTTAAGAGGATTATGTGGGATGGAAATCTATGTAAAAGGTCCAAAAAGTGATCTGCATTCTGGGTTATTTGGAGGAGCAATTCAAAATCCTATTACAGCTTTAAGCCACCTATTAGCAAGTTTTCATGACGAGAATGGAGTCATTTCTGTCGAAGGCTTTTATGATCGGGTAACTCCTTTAACAAAGCAGGAAAAAGCTGCTTTTACAGCATTGGATATCACAGATGAATCAATTATCGAACAAACCGGCTCTCCTTCCCTGTTTGGAGAAAAAGAGTTCACTACTTTAGAAAGACTTTGGGTACGCCCAACCCTTGAGATAAATGGAGTTAAAGGTGGATTTCAAGGAACGGGCGTCAAAACAGTTATCCCTTCTGAAGCGAGAGCAAAAATAACATGTAGACTAGTTCCAGTGCAAGATCCAGATGAAATTGTTGCTTTATTGAAGAAGCATATTGAAAAGCATAAGCCAAAAGGAGTGGATGTAACGGTTCAATTATTTGATAAAGGCAATCCCTATGTTACTCCCTTTGATCATAAAGCTATTCAAGCAGCTGGAAGAGCGTATGAAAAAGTATATCAAGTACCTACTTCCTATACACGCGGTGGAGGTTCTATTCCTATCGTAGCCGCTTTTGATCAAATTTTGCAATTACCAGTTGTCTTAATGGGATTCGGCTTACCAGATGAAAACTTCCATGCTCCAAATGAACATTTTCATCTCGAAAACTATGACAAAGGCTTAGAAACCATCTGTCATTACTGGTTCGATCTGGCAGAGGTTTGGTAA
- a CDS encoding class D sortase: MKIRKKMGILSILIGLGMIFYTLSCYMKVETITKQPFLPKDSQVVFSPSVFLKEGEKMGVILVPKSEKTIPIYEGISTGILTKGAGHYPKSALPGENNNVVLSGHRDTFFRFLRDLKKNDSLIIQTMEKEYEYKITKFSIVSPNDRTILTPKSRPVLTLTTCYPFSFIGHAPKRYVVTATLTHSEEFGKNNRSE, from the coding sequence ATGAAAATTAGAAAGAAAATGGGGATACTCTCTATTTTGATAGGATTAGGAATGATTTTCTATACTTTGTCTTGTTATATGAAAGTGGAAACTATTACAAAACAACCATTCCTTCCTAAAGATAGTCAAGTAGTTTTCTCTCCATCAGTATTTTTAAAAGAAGGAGAAAAAATGGGAGTCATCCTCGTGCCGAAATCAGAGAAAACGATTCCTATTTATGAGGGGATAAGTACGGGGATTTTAACTAAGGGAGCAGGTCATTACCCCAAAAGTGCTTTACCTGGCGAAAACAACAATGTTGTATTGTCAGGACATCGTGACACCTTTTTCCGATTCTTGAGAGATTTAAAAAAGAATGATTCTCTTATAATTCAAACAATGGAAAAAGAATATGAATATAAAATTACGAAATTCTCTATTGTCTCGCCTAATGACCGAACCATTCTTACTCCTAAATCAAGACCTGTCCTAACACTAACTACCTGTTATCCTTTCTCCTTTATAGGACATGCACCAAAAAGATATGTAGTAACAGCTACGTTAACACATTCAGAGGAATTCGGAAAAAATAATCGATCAGAATAA
- a CDS encoding LTA synthase family protein, with protein sequence MKTYIGYKVEFSIGVQGPMQEFLLFINPLSSALLFIGLALFVKGKAQPIYITIITALMSALLYANIVYYRFFTDFITVPVITQVKVNGGQLSDSILSLLKPYDILYFLDVIILIVLLATKAYKPTVQKNRRAAKSVFALAILTFVINLGLAEADRPQLLSRSFDRNYLVKYLGAYNFTIYDIVQNARSESQRALADSSDITEVQNFISANYAEPNDKYFGAAKGKNVIYVSLESLQSFIINYKLNGEEVTPFLNSLIKDDNTFYFDNFFHQTGQGKTSDAEFMMENSLYGMSQGAVFVNKAQNTLQSAPAILKGEGYTSAAFHGNYKTFWNRNEMYKTIGYDYFFDAEYYDMSEENTKNYGMKDIPFFEQSMPLLEGLKQPFYTKFITLSNHHPFEMDEGDTDFPAGDFGDNAVNHYFQSAHYLDESIRLFFKELKESGLYDNSVIVMYGDHYGISENHNKAMAKVLGEEEITPFMNTQLQRVPLFIHVPGVEGNVVSKYGGEVDVMPTLMHLLGIDTKDYLQVGSDLLSKQHRETVPFRNGDFVSPTLTKIGDNYYDANGELVDEEKGKEQAEAAAAELQASDSIVTKDLLRFHKPDGFKPINREDYNYIKGNTSKADSEESAEE encoded by the coding sequence ATGAAAACGTATATTGGATATAAAGTAGAGTTCAGCATTGGCGTACAGGGACCTATGCAGGAATTTCTACTATTTATTAATCCATTGAGCTCAGCGCTGCTCTTTATTGGACTTGCTTTATTTGTTAAAGGGAAAGCACAGCCTATCTATATTACGATTATTACGGCATTAATGTCAGCATTATTATATGCAAATATAGTGTATTATCGCTTCTTTACGGACTTTATAACAGTTCCGGTAATAACGCAGGTTAAGGTAAATGGTGGACAATTAAGTGATAGTATTCTATCGTTACTTAAACCTTATGATATACTTTATTTCCTAGATGTAATTATTTTAATCGTATTACTTGCAACTAAAGCGTATAAACCTACGGTACAAAAAAATAGAAGAGCAGCAAAATCCGTTTTTGCACTAGCTATTTTAACATTTGTTATTAATTTAGGTTTAGCGGAGGCAGATCGCCCGCAATTATTAAGTCGTTCATTTGATAGAAACTATCTAGTGAAATATTTAGGTGCATATAACTTCACAATTTATGATATCGTCCAAAATGCGCGTTCAGAAAGTCAAAGAGCATTGGCGGACAGCAGCGATATTACGGAAGTACAAAACTTTATTAGTGCTAATTATGCAGAGCCAAATGACAAATACTTCGGAGCTGCAAAGGGTAAAAACGTTATTTATGTTTCATTAGAGTCTTTACAAAGCTTTATTATTAATTACAAATTAAATGGAGAAGAAGTAACACCATTTTTAAATTCACTTATCAAAGATGACAATACGTTCTATTTTGATAATTTCTTCCATCAAACAGGACAAGGAAAAACATCTGACGCAGAATTTATGATGGAAAATTCTCTATATGGAATGTCCCAAGGAGCTGTTTTTGTAAACAAAGCGCAAAATACACTGCAATCAGCACCAGCTATTTTAAAAGGGGAAGGATATACCTCCGCTGCATTCCATGGAAATTATAAAACTTTCTGGAATCGTAATGAAATGTATAAAACGATTGGATATGATTATTTCTTTGACGCAGAGTATTATGATATGTCAGAAGAAAATACAAAAAACTATGGTATGAAGGATATACCGTTCTTCGAACAGAGTATGCCTCTGCTTGAAGGGTTAAAGCAGCCATTCTATACAAAGTTTATTACACTATCTAATCACCATCCATTTGAAATGGATGAGGGGGATACTGACTTCCCAGCAGGTGACTTTGGTGACAATGCTGTAAACCATTATTTCCAATCTGCTCATTATTTAGATGAATCAATCCGTTTATTCTTTAAAGAACTTAAAGAATCTGGTTTATATGATAATTCAGTGATTGTTATGTATGGTGACCATTATGGAATTTCTGAAAATCATAATAAAGCAATGGCAAAAGTACTTGGTGAAGAGGAAATCACACCATTTATGAACACGCAGTTACAACGTGTACCATTATTTATTCATGTACCAGGTGTAGAAGGAAATGTCGTAAGTAAATACGGTGGCGAAGTAGATGTAATGCCAACGTTAATGCATCTTCTCGGTATTGATACAAAGGACTATTTACAAGTTGGTTCTGATTTGCTTTCTAAGCAGCATCGTGAAACTGTTCCATTTAGAAATGGTGACTTTGTTTCTCCTACACTAACGAAGATAGGCGATAACTATTATGATGCTAATGGCGAGTTAGTGGATGAAGAAAAAGGAAAAGAACAAGCGGAAGCAGCAGCTGCTGAATTACAAGCATCTGATAGCATCGTGACGAAGGATTTATTGCGATTCCATAAACCAGATGGATTTAAACCAATAAATCGTGAGGATTATAATTATATAAAAGGTAATACTAGCAAGGCTGATTCAGAGGAATCAGCGGAAGAATAA